A DNA window from Cydia pomonella isolate Wapato2018A chromosome 18, ilCydPomo1, whole genome shotgun sequence contains the following coding sequences:
- the LOC133527557 gene encoding glutaminyl-peptide cyclotransferase-like yields MSRFFTYIASAVLCFSLVNTNNALKFYQEKNFHEAQELTDQDIKNIAAMSDITHFRTVLDKIMIPRVVATPNHGKVNKFIKKEMSSLGWNVTEDAFDDHTPVFGTLRFKNIIATLNPNADRYLVLACHYDSKYTREHVFIGATDSAVPCAMMINLAKVMGPKLEKLKRANLSLMFIFFDGEEAFRQWGPTDSIYGARHLAKQWHGMSYKDGANHLQRMDVLVLLDLLGAPDPVFYSYFQSTEKWYVRLASAEQRLAELDQLGGYTKGRAEQTYFRLSSSRSFVEDDHIPFLRRNVDCLHIIPSPFPDVWHTAGDDASALDFNTIENLNKIMRVFVTEYLHTQA; encoded by the exons ATGTCGCGATTTTTCACGTATATCGCTTCCGCGGTGCTTTGTTTTAGCCTAGTTAATACTAACAATGCTCTTAAATTTTATCAGGAAAAG aacttcCATGAAGCCCAAGAACTAACAGACCAGGACATTAAGAACATAGCTGCCATGTCAGACataacacattttagaacagtGCTAGACAAGATTATGATCCCTAGAGTAGTTGCAACACCCAACCATGGCAAAGTGAACAAATTCATCAAGAAAGAGATGTCAAGTCTAGGTTGGAATGTGACAGAAGATGCATTTGATGATCATACACCAGTATTTGGCACATTGCGGTTTAAGaatataattgccacattgaATCCAAATGCAGACAGATATTTGGTGCTAGCATGCCATTATGATAGTAAATATACAAGGGAACATGTGTTTAttg GTGCGACAGATTCTGCTGTACCATGTGCCATGATGATAAATCTAGCCAAAGTGATGGGCCCCAAGCTAGAGAAGTTAAAACGGGCAAACCTGAGCCTGATGTTCATATTCTTTGATGGAGAGGAAGCATTCCGGCAGTGGGGGCCTACGGACTCCATTTATGGCGCTCGGCATTTGGCCAAGCAGTGGCACGGGATGTCTTATAAGGATGGTGCTAATCATTTGCAGAGGATg GACGTTCTAGTGCTCCTAGACCTCCTAGGCGCCCCAGACCCAGTGTTCTACAGCTACTTCCAGTCTACAGAGAAGTGGTACGTGAGGCTGGCGAGCGCAGAACAGCGGCTAGCGGAGTTGGACCAGCTCGGAGGCTACACTAAGGGCAGGGCCGAGCAGACATACTTCAGACTGTCGAGCTCAAGGTCTTTTGTGGAAGATGATCATATCCCGTTCTTGAGGAGAA ACGTGGACTGTCTCCACATAATCCCGTCCCCGTTCCCGGACGTGTGGCACACGGCCGGCGACGACGCCTCGGCGCTGGACTTCAACACCATTGAGAACCTCAACAAGATCATGCGAGTGTTTGTGACGGAATACCTGCACACGCAGGCCTAG
- the LOC133527553 gene encoding uncharacterized protein LOC133527553 produces MTDIKIKERLYLSKPDNIYVDHHQLMQHQVDALRLLYAQYKKKMGGLILNDPSGYGKTVVAVLFLQALRQVLPSPALVLCRATELQHWRHHFHTWATTEDVIFESSNPYVKKSIFVNTRQQLPSLCRRTWSVVVVDDDLPRELQADFKIYLTNEDMKENLNTFASIHRWMFPKEPEFDIKQVTGHKNSPADFDKKAYLLDFLFEGIVFRSKNFTPFKKPETQAPPVPIVFEPPRISRKNKDATGTKIKRSKARIEAESNQAAKIPRTEPTERNSTITSKDYYKDKEMDVESFIKNEKPITGEGVEEFMDFQAMIKSDTENFKDIVRNERLNGDKVILTEENTDVCTADYQDAINDIVNNENDKSNEETYGNIDVRVTESDSDTGKANNSVNVSTENDAEVISVSNNKIEVPNLEENKDETIQLVNNESKKDLETKLTELEEKTLNKFKGSILDSLF; encoded by the exons ATGACTGACATTAAGATAAAGGAGCGGCTGTACCTCTCAAAGCCGGACAACATCTATGTGGACCATCACCAGCTAATGCAGCATCAGGTTGATGCTCTCCGGCTGCTCTATGCCCAATATAAAAAG AAAATGGGTGGTTTGATTCTCAACGATCCCAGTGGTTACGGGAAGACAGTGGTGGCAGTGCTGTTTCTGCAGGCGCTGCGGCAGGTACTGCCGTCGCCCGCATTGGTGCTATGCCGTGCGACAGAGCTACAACACTGGCGACACCACTTCCACACCTGGGCCACCACGGAAG ACGTAATCTTCGAGTCCTCTAACCCCTACGTGAAGAAGTCCATCTTCGTGAACACTCGGCAGCAGCTGCCGTCGCTCTGCCGCCGCACCTGGTCCGTCGTCGTGGTCGACGATGATCTGCCGAGGGAACTGCAGGCCGACTTCAAGATATATCTCACTAATGAAGATATGAAG GAAAATTTGAACACGTTTGCTTCAATACACCGATGGATGTTCCCCAAAGAACCTGAGTTCGACATCAAGCAAGTCACAGGACATAAAAATAGTCCCGCGGATTTCGACAAAAAAGCTTATTTACTCGATTTTTTGTTTGAAGGAATTGTATTTAGAAGCAAGAATTTCACGCCGTTTAAGAAACCAGAG ACACAAGCACCTCCCGTACCGATAGTATTTGAGCCACCGCGGATATCACGGAAAAACAAAGACGCAACTGGAACGAAAATAAAGCGCTCCAAAGCCAGAATAGAGGCAGAGTCCAACCAGGCGGCCAAAATCCCGAGAACCGAACCTACAGAGAGGAACTCCACTATCACATCTAAGGACTACTACAAAGATAAAGAAATGGACGTCGAAAGCtttataaaaaacgaaaagcCGATAACAGGAGAAGGTGTTGAAGAATTCATGGATTTCCAAGCAATGATAAAATCCGATACAGAGAATTTTAAAGACATAGTTAGGAATGAAAGATTGAATGGTGATAAGGTTATTCTTACAGAGGAGAATACAGACGTGTGCACCGCTGACTACCAGGATGCGATAAATGATATAGTTAATAATGAAAATGATAAAAGTAATGAAGAAACTTATGGGAATATTGATGTTAGGGTTACGGAAAGTGATTCGGATACAGGAAAGGCTAATAATAGTGTAAATGTGAGTACAGAGAATGATGCAGAAGTTATAAGTGTAAGTAATAATAAGATAGAAGTACCCAATTTAGAAGAAAATAAGGATGAGACAATACAATTAGTTAATAATGAATCGAAGAAAGATCTTGAAACTAAACTAACTGAATTGGAAGAGAAGACTTTAAATAAGTTTAAGGGGTCGATTTTAGATAGCTTATTCTGA
- the LOC133527569 gene encoding enoyl-CoA hydratase, mitochondrial-like codes for MFSVLVSPGNEKAFAAGADIKEMQNNTFSDNTKAGFLREWEDVSNCGKPIIAAVNGFALGGGCELAMLCDIIYAGEKAKFGQPEINIGTIPGAGGTQRLPRYVGKSKAMEIVLTGNFIDAHEAEKMGLVSRVFPVEKLLEETIKLAERIGTHSPLVVKMAKKAVNQAYETTLRSGLEFEKQVFYGTFATEDRKEGMTAFIEKRPPNFKNN; via the exons ATGTTTTCTGTACTCGTATCTCCAGGTAACGAGAAGGCTTTCGCCGCCGGCGCCGACATCAAGGAGATGCAGAACAACACTTTCTCCGACAACACGAAGGCTGGCTTCCTGCGCGAGTGGGAGGATGTGTCCAACTGCGGCAAACCCATCATCGCTGCCGTCAATGGCTTTGCT CTCGGCGGCGGCTGCGAGCTGGCCATGCTGTGCGACATCATCTACGCCGGCGAGAAGGCCAAGTTCGGGCAGCCCGAGATCAACATCGGCACCATCCCCGGCGCGGGCGGCACGCAGCGCCTGCCGCGCTACGTCGGCAAGTCCAAGGCCATGGAGATCGTGCTCACCGGCAACTTCATCGACGCCCACGAGGCGGAGAAGATGG GACTGGTGAGCCGCGTGTTCCCCGTCGAGAAGCTTCTAGAAGAAACCATCAAGCTCGCAGAGCGCATCGGCACGCACTCCCCCCTCGTCGTCAAGATGGCCAAGAAGGCCGTCAACCAGGCCTACGAGACCACCCTCAGGAGCGGGCTCGAGTTCGAGAAGCAAGTTTTCTACGGCACCTTCGCTACG GAGGACCGCAAAGAGGGCATGACAGCATTCATTGAGAAGAGGCCACCTAACTTCAAGAATaactaa